A single genomic interval of Streptomyces graminofaciens harbors:
- a CDS encoding transglutaminase-like domain-containing protein, whose protein sequence is MPPVRLAPDVAAFYATQSVFTDPGALAPLYADLPRDPAQLARITRDLMIHRGEGGTFGHTIPQDRLHNDAETRYLDDILRIVVERNDAPLSHRREPKDRFVGVCRDFSLLHCSLLRHAGVPARLRSGFASYFGSDGFHCDHVVTEYWDPVRGWLLADPQLPEPSLMAEWGIDFDPMDVPRDRFLVAGKVWRAIRAGEADPRSFGLHPPAEGPMFGEFFVAGNVRLDLAALNKVETLLWDVWGSEVELGHDLTDAVRAHYDRAVPVVGDEVPFAAARELFAVDEEFRTPATVMSYAPFNGPREVALR, encoded by the coding sequence CGCACCGGACGTCGCCGCCTTCTACGCCACGCAGAGCGTGTTCACCGACCCAGGCGCACTCGCCCCGCTCTACGCCGATCTGCCGCGCGATCCGGCCCAACTGGCCCGGATCACACGGGATCTGATGATCCATCGCGGGGAGGGCGGGACGTTCGGTCACACGATCCCGCAGGACCGGCTGCACAACGACGCCGAGACCCGCTATCTCGACGACATCCTGCGGATCGTCGTCGAGCGGAACGACGCGCCGCTCTCGCACCGCCGCGAGCCGAAGGACCGCTTCGTCGGTGTGTGCCGCGACTTCTCACTGCTGCACTGCTCGCTCCTGCGGCACGCGGGCGTGCCCGCCCGGCTCCGGTCGGGCTTCGCGAGCTATTTCGGCTCCGACGGTTTCCACTGCGATCACGTGGTCACCGAGTACTGGGATCCGGTACGGGGCTGGCTGCTCGCCGATCCGCAGCTGCCCGAGCCGTCGCTCATGGCGGAGTGGGGCATCGACTTCGACCCGATGGATGTGCCGCGCGACCGGTTCCTCGTCGCGGGCAAGGTGTGGCGGGCCATCCGCGCGGGCGAAGCGGACCCCCGGTCCTTCGGCCTGCATCCCCCTGCCGAGGGGCCGATGTTCGGGGAGTTCTTCGTGGCGGGCAATGTGCGCCTCGACCTCGCGGCGCTCAACAAGGTCGAGACGCTGCTGTGGGATGTCTGGGGGTCGGAGGTGGAGCTGGGGCACGACCTCACGGACGCCGTGCGCGCACACTACGACCGGGCCGTGCCGGTGGTGGGTGACGAGGTGCCCTTCGCGGCGGCCCGCGAACTCTTCGCCGTCGACGAGGAGTTCAGGACTCCGGCGACCGTGATGTCGTACGCGCCCTTCAACGGTCCGCGCGAGGTCGCCCTGCGCTGA
- a CDS encoding DUF397 domain-containing protein, which yields MAESTMEQRSLDGWHKPADLDLSNADWRSSSEGRGDVQIAFVEGFIAMRNSGSPESHSLIFTPAEWGAFVSGAREGEFDLT from the coding sequence GTGGCCGAGAGCACCATGGAGCAGCGATCGCTCGACGGCTGGCACAAGCCGGCGGACCTGGACCTCAGCAACGCGGACTGGCGGTCCAGCAGTGAAGGCAGGGGAGACGTCCAGATCGCGTTTGTCGAGGGTTTCATCGCGATGCGCAACAGCGGCAGTCCCGAGAGCCACTCGCTGATCTTCACCCCTGCGGAGTGGGGCGCCTTCGTGTCGGGGGCCCGGGAGGGCGAGTTCGACCTGACCTGA
- a CDS encoding thiolase domain-containing protein, with protein sequence MSKEPVAVVGIGQTKHVAARRDVSIAGLVREAAGRALADAELTWADIDAVVIGKAPDFFEGVMMPELYLADALGAVGKPMMRVHTAGSVGGSTALVAASLVAARVHGTVLTLAFEKQSESNAMWGLSLPIPFQQPLLAGAGGFFAPHVRAYMRRSGAPDTVGSLVAYKDRRNALKNPYAHLHEHDITLEKVQASPMLWDPIRYSETCPSSDGAVAMVLTDRAGAARAPRPPAWMHGGAMRSEPTLFAGKDCVSPRAGRDCAADVYRQAGIVDPRREIDAVEMYVPFSWYEPMWLENLGFADEGEGWKLTESGVTELDGDLPVDMSGGVLSTNPIGASGMIRFAEAALQVRGQAGEHQVEGARRVLGHAYGGGSQFFAMWLVGAEPPTS encoded by the coding sequence ATGAGCAAGGAGCCCGTGGCCGTCGTAGGGATCGGCCAGACCAAGCACGTCGCGGCGCGGCGGGACGTGTCGATCGCCGGGCTCGTCCGCGAGGCCGCCGGACGGGCACTCGCCGACGCCGAGTTGACGTGGGCGGACATCGACGCCGTGGTCATCGGCAAGGCGCCCGACTTCTTCGAGGGCGTCATGATGCCCGAGCTGTACCTGGCCGACGCACTCGGCGCGGTCGGCAAGCCGATGATGCGGGTGCACACGGCGGGCTCGGTCGGCGGGTCCACGGCACTGGTCGCCGCGAGCCTGGTCGCGGCCCGCGTCCACGGGACCGTCCTGACCCTCGCCTTCGAAAAACAGTCCGAGTCGAACGCCATGTGGGGCCTGTCCCTGCCGATCCCGTTCCAACAGCCGCTGCTGGCCGGCGCGGGCGGCTTCTTCGCCCCGCACGTACGGGCGTACATGCGGCGCAGCGGCGCCCCCGACACCGTCGGCTCGCTGGTCGCGTACAAGGACAGGCGCAACGCGCTGAAGAACCCCTACGCGCACCTCCACGAGCACGACATCACCCTGGAGAAGGTCCAGGCCTCGCCCATGCTGTGGGACCCGATCCGCTACTCGGAGACCTGCCCCTCCTCGGACGGGGCCGTCGCGATGGTGCTCACCGACCGGGCGGGCGCGGCCCGCGCACCCCGGCCGCCCGCGTGGATGCACGGCGGGGCGATGCGCAGCGAACCGACGCTGTTCGCGGGCAAGGACTGTGTCTCGCCGCGCGCGGGCCGGGACTGCGCGGCCGACGTCTACCGGCAGGCGGGCATCGTCGATCCGCGCCGCGAGATCGACGCGGTGGAGATGTATGTGCCGTTCTCCTGGTACGAGCCGATGTGGCTGGAAAACCTCGGCTTCGCCGACGAGGGCGAGGGGTGGAAGCTCACCGAGTCCGGGGTCACCGAACTCGACGGCGATCTCCCGGTCGACATGTCCGGCGGGGTGCTCTCCACCAACCCCATCGGCGCCTCCGGCATGATCCGCTTCGCCGAGGCCGCGCTCCAGGTGCGCGGGCAGGCCGGAGAACACCAGGTGGAGGGCGCCCGCCGGGTGCTCGGGCACGCCTACGGCGGTGGATCGCAGTTCTTCGCGATGTGGCTCGTGGGCGCCGAGCCGCCCACCTCCTGA
- a CDS encoding thiolase domain-containing protein, whose amino-acid sequence MTREEAPGEREIAVVAFAQTDHRRTSEELSEVEMLMPVLHDVLGQTGLKTADIGFTCSGSSDYLAGRAFSFTLALDGVGAWPPISESHVEMDGAWALYEAWVKLRTGDADTALVYSYGKSSPGSVRDVLTRQLDPYYVAPLWPDSVALAALQAQALIDAGHTDEPALAAVGARSRSTDNPHAQLRGPVPQGDYVVRPLRTGDCPPISDGAAAVVLAAGERARELCARPAWIRGIDHRVEAHGIGVRELTDSPSARLAAERAGAFERPVDTAELHAPFSSQEVLLRKALRLDDGVAVNPSGGALAANPIMAAGLIRIGEAAARIHRGESDRALAHATSGPCLQQNLVAVLEGDPR is encoded by the coding sequence GTGACCCGCGAAGAAGCTCCTGGGGAACGCGAGATCGCCGTCGTCGCCTTCGCGCAGACCGACCACCGGCGCACCAGCGAGGAGCTCTCCGAGGTGGAGATGCTCATGCCGGTCCTGCACGACGTGCTCGGTCAGACGGGCCTGAAGACCGCCGACATCGGCTTCACCTGCTCCGGCTCCAGCGACTACCTCGCCGGCCGCGCGTTCTCCTTCACCCTCGCCCTCGACGGCGTGGGCGCCTGGCCGCCGATCTCCGAGTCGCACGTCGAGATGGACGGGGCGTGGGCCCTGTACGAGGCGTGGGTGAAGCTGCGTACAGGGGACGCCGACACCGCGCTCGTCTACTCCTACGGCAAGTCCTCGCCCGGCTCCGTACGCGACGTGCTGACCCGCCAGCTCGACCCGTACTACGTGGCCCCCCTGTGGCCCGACTCCGTCGCCCTCGCCGCCCTCCAGGCCCAGGCCCTCATCGACGCGGGCCACACGGACGAGCCCGCGCTGGCCGCCGTCGGGGCGCGCAGCCGCTCGACCGACAACCCGCATGCGCAGCTGCGGGGTCCGGTGCCGCAAGGAGACTACGTCGTACGGCCCCTCCGCACCGGCGACTGCCCGCCGATCAGCGACGGAGCCGCCGCCGTCGTGCTCGCGGCGGGGGAGCGGGCCCGGGAGCTGTGCGCGCGGCCCGCCTGGATCCGGGGCATCGACCACCGCGTCGAGGCGCACGGCATCGGCGTACGCGAGCTCACCGACTCGCCGTCCGCCCGGCTGGCCGCCGAACGGGCCGGAGCCTTCGAACGGCCCGTGGACACCGCCGAGTTGCACGCGCCCTTCAGCTCGCAGGAGGTGCTCCTGCGCAAGGCGCTGCGGCTCGACGACGGGGTGGCCGTGAACCCTTCGGGCGGCGCCCTCGCGGCCAACCCGATCATGGCCGCCGGGCTCATCCGCATCGGCGAGGCGGCCGCCCGTATCCACCGGGGCGAGTCCGACCGGGCCCTCGCCCACGCCACCTCCGGGCCCTGTCTGCAACAGAACCTGGTCGCCGTACTCGAAGGGGATCCGCGATGA
- a CDS encoding Zn-ribbon domain-containing OB-fold protein, which produces MPDILKAPLTVEFPFTRSLGPVQSAFLTGLRERVVLGVRTGDGRVLVPPVEYDPVTAEEIRDLVEVAPTGTVTTWAWNHEPRRGQPLDAPFAWVLVRLDGADTALLHALDAPGPDAVHTGMRVRVRWAGERSGAITDIACFEPYDGEPGRLDGHTGEFEDPVTGIVAPARLDYTYSPGRAQTGYIHALAERRLVGERCPSCRKVYVPPRGACPTCGVATAEQVEVGPRGTVTTFCIVNIKAKQLDIEVPYVYAHIALDGADLALHGRIAGIPYDRVRMGLRVEAVWTEGARYPDHYRPTGEPDADYDMYKELL; this is translated from the coding sequence ATGCCCGACATCCTCAAAGCCCCCCTCACCGTCGAGTTCCCCTTCACCCGCTCCCTCGGCCCCGTCCAGAGCGCCTTCCTCACCGGCCTGCGCGAGCGCGTCGTGCTCGGCGTGCGGACCGGCGACGGTCGCGTGCTCGTTCCGCCCGTCGAGTACGACCCCGTCACCGCCGAGGAGATCCGCGACCTGGTCGAGGTGGCCCCCACCGGCACGGTCACCACCTGGGCCTGGAACCACGAACCCCGCCGGGGCCAGCCCCTCGATGCCCCCTTCGCCTGGGTCCTCGTCCGCCTCGACGGTGCCGACACCGCCCTCCTGCACGCCCTCGACGCCCCCGGCCCCGACGCCGTGCACACCGGTATGCGCGTCCGCGTCCGCTGGGCCGGGGAACGCTCCGGCGCCATCACGGACATCGCCTGCTTCGAGCCGTACGACGGAGAGCCGGGCCGACTCGACGGCCACACCGGCGAGTTCGAGGACCCGGTCACCGGCATCGTCGCGCCCGCCCGCCTCGACTACACCTACTCGCCCGGCCGCGCCCAGACCGGCTACATCCACGCCCTTGCCGAGCGCCGCCTCGTCGGCGAACGCTGCCCGTCCTGCCGGAAGGTGTACGTCCCGCCGCGGGGCGCCTGCCCCACCTGCGGTGTCGCCACGGCCGAACAGGTCGAGGTCGGGCCGCGCGGCACGGTCACCACCTTCTGCATCGTCAACATCAAGGCGAAACAGCTCGACATCGAAGTCCCGTACGTCTATGCCCACATCGCCCTCGACGGCGCCGACCTCGCCCTGCACGGCCGGATCGCCGGCATCCCCTACGACCGGGTCCGCATGGGGCTGCGCGTCGAGGCGGTGTGGACGGAGGGTGCCCGTTACCCCGACCACTACCGGCCCACCGGCGAACCCGACGCGGACTACGACATGTACAAGGAGTTGCTGTGA
- a CDS encoding crotonase/enoyl-CoA hydratase family protein, whose translation MVGTEHLTVRREGATLVLTLNRPEAKNALSLPMLVGLYDGWIEADEDDGVRSIVFTGAGGDFCAGMDLKALAGDKGMVGQEYRDRLKADPDLHWKAMLRHHRPRKPVIAAVEGYCVAGGTEMLQGTDIRVAGKSATFGLFEVKRGLFPIGGSTVRLQRQIPRTHALEMLLTGRPYSAREAADIGLIGHVVPDGTALAKALEIAERINACGPLAVEAVKASVYETAELTEAEGLAAELKRGWPVFDTADAKEGARAFAEKRAPVYKRA comes from the coding sequence ATGGTTGGCACGGAACACCTCACTGTGCGGCGCGAAGGCGCCACGCTCGTGCTCACGCTCAACAGGCCCGAGGCCAAGAACGCGCTCTCGTTGCCGATGCTCGTCGGCCTCTACGACGGCTGGATCGAGGCCGACGAGGACGACGGTGTCCGCTCGATCGTCTTCACGGGGGCCGGGGGCGACTTCTGCGCCGGAATGGACCTCAAGGCGCTGGCCGGCGACAAGGGGATGGTGGGCCAGGAGTACCGCGACCGGCTCAAGGCCGACCCCGATCTGCACTGGAAGGCGATGCTCCGCCACCATCGGCCGCGCAAGCCCGTGATCGCCGCCGTCGAGGGGTACTGCGTCGCGGGCGGCACCGAGATGCTCCAGGGCACCGACATTCGCGTGGCGGGCAAGTCGGCGACATTCGGCCTCTTCGAGGTCAAACGCGGTCTGTTCCCCATCGGCGGCTCCACGGTTCGGCTCCAGCGGCAGATCCCGCGCACGCATGCCCTGGAGATGCTGCTCACCGGGCGGCCGTACAGCGCCCGCGAGGCCGCGGACATCGGGCTCATCGGGCATGTCGTCCCGGACGGGACGGCCCTGGCGAAGGCTCTGGAGATCGCCGAACGGATCAACGCGTGTGGGCCGCTGGCCGTGGAGGCGGTCAAGGCGTCCGTGTACGAGACCGCCGAGCTGACCGAGGCGGAGGGACTGGCCGCCGAGCTCAAGCGGGGGTGGCCGGTGTTCGACACGGCCGACGCCAAGGAGGGTGCCCGTGCCTTCGCCGAGAAGCGGGCCCCTGTTTACAAGCGGGCGTAG
- a CDS encoding acyl-CoA synthetase: MEYNLADLFESVVDVVPDRAALAYLDIPGTGEERRLTYAELDAAANRVGHQLLDSGLRPGDHVGLHLYNCVEYLQTALGCLKARLVPVNVNYRYVEEELVYLYRDADLVGLVFDAEFTGRVAGALPRTEKLRWLVRVGTPPADAPELPGVMDFAEISENAERGFPARSADDQFIIYTGGTTGMPKGVMWRQEDLFFSGLGGGAPTGEPVKAPEELARRVAAGGEGITFFPTAPLMHGTSTLTAFIGFNFGQRVVIHRKFVPEEVLRTIEKEKVTSVSLVGDAMLRPLIDALGGPMKDTDCSALFSVSSSGAIMSETVRRQFQELVPNAMLLNNFGSSESGFNGTATEDSGAGDGFRIRVNARTQVVDPATYEPVPVGVPGRVAQRGHVPLGYYNDSRKTAETFFEKDGERWVLLGDMATVDEEGVVTVLGRGSQCINTGGEKVYPEEVEQALKAHPDVYDALVAGVPDARWGSHVAAVVQLREGAARPSLEDIQTHCRTRLAGYKIPRQLVLADTIQRSPSGKADYRWARSVAATADRP, translated from the coding sequence GTGGAGTACAACCTTGCCGACCTGTTCGAGTCTGTCGTGGACGTGGTCCCGGACCGTGCGGCGCTCGCTTATCTCGACATCCCCGGCACGGGCGAGGAGCGCCGGCTGACGTACGCGGAGCTGGACGCGGCGGCGAACCGTGTCGGCCACCAGCTGCTCGACAGCGGCCTCAGGCCCGGTGACCATGTCGGCCTGCATCTGTACAACTGTGTCGAATACCTCCAAACCGCACTGGGCTGTCTCAAGGCGCGGCTGGTCCCCGTCAACGTCAACTACCGCTATGTGGAAGAGGAGTTGGTCTACCTCTACCGGGACGCGGATCTGGTGGGGCTCGTCTTCGACGCGGAGTTCACCGGGCGGGTGGCGGGGGCGCTGCCGAGGACGGAGAAGCTGCGGTGGCTGGTTCGGGTGGGGACTCCCCCGGCCGACGCCCCCGAGCTGCCCGGCGTCATGGACTTCGCGGAGATCTCCGAGAACGCCGAACGAGGCTTTCCCGCGCGCTCGGCCGACGACCAGTTCATCATCTACACCGGCGGCACGACGGGCATGCCCAAGGGCGTGATGTGGCGTCAGGAGGACCTGTTCTTCTCGGGGTTGGGCGGTGGCGCCCCGACCGGGGAGCCGGTGAAGGCGCCGGAGGAACTGGCCCGGCGGGTCGCGGCGGGTGGCGAGGGCATCACGTTCTTCCCGACGGCGCCGCTGATGCACGGCACGTCGACGCTCACGGCGTTCATCGGGTTCAACTTCGGCCAACGGGTGGTGATCCACCGGAAGTTCGTGCCGGAGGAGGTCCTGCGGACGATCGAGAAGGAGAAGGTGACGAGTGTGTCGCTGGTGGGCGACGCGATGCTGCGCCCGCTGATCGACGCCCTCGGCGGCCCCATGAAGGACACAGACTGTTCAGCGCTGTTCAGCGTGTCCTCGTCCGGCGCGATCATGTCGGAGACGGTACGGCGGCAGTTCCAGGAGCTGGTTCCGAACGCGATGCTGCTGAACAACTTCGGCTCGTCGGAGTCCGGCTTCAACGGTACGGCGACGGAGGACTCGGGGGCAGGCGACGGCTTCCGGATCCGCGTCAACGCCCGTACCCAGGTCGTGGACCCGGCGACGTACGAGCCGGTCCCCGTCGGCGTACCCGGCCGGGTCGCCCAGCGCGGTCACGTCCCCCTCGGCTACTACAACGACTCGAGGAAGACCGCCGAGACCTTCTTCGAGAAGGACGGCGAGCGCTGGGTGCTGCTCGGCGACATGGCCACGGTGGACGAGGAGGGCGTCGTCACCGTCCTCGGCCGCGGTTCGCAGTGCATCAACACCGGTGGCGAGAAGGTGTACCCGGAGGAGGTCGAGCAGGCCCTCAAGGCCCACCCCGACGTGTACGACGCGCTGGTCGCCGGGGTCCCGGACGCCCGCTGGGGCAGCCACGTGGCGGCCGTGGTCCAGCTCCGCGAGGGCGCTGCCCGCCCCTCCCTGGAGGACATCCAGACCCACTGCCGCACCCGCCTCGCCGGCTACAAGATCCCCCGCCAGCTGGTCCTCGCCGACACCATCCAACGCTCACCGAGCGGGAAGGCCGACTATCGATGGGCACGGTCGGTGGCGGCCACGGCGGACAGGCCCTAG
- a CDS encoding acyl-CoA synthetase has translation MTAGRSVTVDGVLRRSVRRSPARVAVRYGERSWTYAELDDAVSRAARALRDIGLAPGDRVGAYGHNSDAYLIAFLACARAGLVHVPVNQNLTGDDLSYILDQSGSTLVLTDPDLAANLPDGVRTLALRDADDSLLTRLAATEPYDGEEPQTEDLVQLLYTSGTTALPKGAMMTHRALAHEYLSAIAALDLQAGDRPVHALPLYHSAQMHVFLVPYLAVGATNTILDAPDGDRILDLIEAGDADSLFAPPTVWIGLANRPDFDDRDLGGLGKAYYGASIMPVPVLERLRERLPKLAFHNCFGQSEIGPLSMVLGPYEHKGRMESCGRTVMFVEARVVDEHGEDVPDGTPGEIVYKSPQLCEGYWNKPEETAEAFRDGWFHSGDLAVRDEEGYFTVVDRVKDVINSGGVLIASRQVEDALYTHDRVAEAAVIGLPDEKWIEAVTAVVVPRGEVTEAELIAHARENLPHFKAPKKVLFVDELPRNASGKILKRELRDRFAEA, from the coding sequence ATGACGGCTGGTCGCAGCGTGACGGTCGACGGGGTGCTCCGGCGCAGCGTCCGGCGGAGCCCCGCCCGTGTCGCGGTCCGCTACGGCGAACGGTCCTGGACATACGCCGAACTCGACGACGCCGTCTCCCGCGCCGCCCGCGCCCTGCGCGACATCGGTCTCGCACCCGGCGACCGCGTCGGCGCCTACGGCCACAACTCGGACGCGTACCTCATCGCCTTCCTGGCCTGCGCCCGCGCCGGCCTGGTGCACGTCCCGGTCAACCAGAACCTCACCGGCGACGACCTGTCGTACATCCTCGACCAGTCCGGCAGCACCCTCGTCCTCACCGACCCGGACCTCGCCGCGAACCTCCCCGACGGCGTGCGCACCCTCGCGCTGCGCGACGCGGACGACTCGCTGCTCACCCGGCTCGCCGCGACGGAGCCGTACGACGGCGAGGAGCCGCAGACCGAGGACCTGGTGCAGCTGCTCTACACCTCGGGCACGACGGCCCTCCCCAAGGGCGCGATGATGACGCACCGCGCGCTGGCCCACGAGTACCTCAGCGCGATCGCCGCCCTCGACCTCCAGGCGGGCGACCGTCCCGTGCACGCGCTGCCGCTGTACCACTCGGCACAGATGCACGTCTTCCTCGTGCCGTACCTCGCGGTAGGCGCCACGAACACCATCCTCGACGCGCCCGACGGCGACCGGATCCTCGACCTGATCGAGGCGGGCGACGCCGACAGCCTCTTCGCCCCGCCCACCGTGTGGATCGGCCTGGCGAACCGCCCCGACTTCGACGACCGCGACCTCGGCGGACTCGGCAAGGCGTACTACGGGGCGTCGATCATGCCCGTGCCCGTCCTCGAACGGCTCAGGGAACGCCTGCCGAAGCTCGCCTTCCACAACTGTTTCGGCCAGAGCGAGATCGGCCCGCTGTCGATGGTCCTCGGGCCGTACGAGCACAAGGGCCGTATGGAGTCCTGCGGGCGCACGGTGATGTTCGTCGAGGCCAGGGTGGTCGACGAACACGGCGAGGACGTGCCGGACGGCACCCCCGGCGAGATCGTCTACAAGTCCCCGCAACTCTGCGAGGGCTACTGGAACAAGCCCGAGGAGACCGCCGAGGCCTTCCGCGACGGCTGGTTCCACTCCGGTGACCTCGCCGTGCGCGACGAGGAGGGGTACTTCACCGTCGTGGACCGGGTGAAGGACGTCATCAACTCCGGCGGTGTGCTGATCGCCTCACGCCAGGTCGAGGACGCCCTCTACACCCACGACCGGGTCGCCGAGGCCGCCGTGATCGGCCTGCCCGACGAGAAGTGGATCGAGGCCGTGACCGCGGTCGTCGTCCCCCGGGGCGAGGTCACCGAGGCCGAACTGATCGCCCACGCCCGAGAGAACCTCCCCCACTTCAAGGCCCCGAAGAAGGTCCTGTTCGTCGACGAACTGCCACGCAACGCCAGCGGCAAGATCCTCAAGCGGGAACTACGGGACCGGTTCGCCGAGGCCTGA
- a CDS encoding acylase, whose protein sequence is MRTRLRQLVVSAVALLTASAVLPSAATAADDGRASGQRPSQGALSAVIRYTEYGVPHIVAKDYANLGFGTGWAQAADQVCVLADGFVTVRGERSRYFGPDAAPDFSLSSASKNLTSDLYFRGVRDTGTVERLLDQPAPRGPSRAVKDLMRGWAAGYNAWLRQNRVTDPACKGAAWVRPVTTLDVFSRAYALAVLGGEGRLVDSIATAQPPSGSSTAAAPDAKAAARAASELFSAGDADMGSNAVAFSGDTTANGRGLLLGNPHYPWAGGRRFWQAQQTIPGELNVSGGALLGSPITQIGFNAKVAWSHTVATGVPMNVHQLKLDPADPTTYLVDGKPERMTKRAVTVDVKDGTPVTRTQWWTRYGPVVTSLGGDLPLPWSGTTAYAVADPNAANMRFADTSLGFAKARGTADILKSLAEHQGLPWVNTVAADSAGHTLYTQSQVLPRITDELAARCSTPLGRATYPASGVAVLDGSRSDCAPGSDVDAAQPGIFGPARMPTLKDAPYAENSNDSAWLANADQPLTGYERVFGTIGTQRSMRTRGAVEDVAAMADKGGLTVRDLQRQQFANRVPAADLTVADVARACAALPGGTATGSDGKAVEVSEACGVLKAWDRAMDTDSRGALLFDRFWRKLTALVPRDQLWKVPFSAADPVNTPNTLNTDAPGLATALADTVTELRTAGIALDAKLGANQFVVRGGKRVPVPGGTESLGVWNKIEARWSAADGGYAEVSTGSSHIQAVGWDGGRCPVARTLLTYSQSSNPNSPHYRDQTRLFSDEKWVKSRFCEKDILSSPKLKVVRVSQ, encoded by the coding sequence ATGCGCACCCGCCTGAGACAGCTCGTGGTCTCGGCCGTCGCCCTGCTCACCGCCTCGGCCGTCCTGCCCTCGGCGGCCACCGCCGCCGACGACGGCCGGGCGTCCGGGCAGCGCCCGTCCCAGGGCGCTCTGTCCGCCGTGATCCGCTACACCGAGTACGGCGTTCCGCACATCGTCGCGAAGGACTACGCGAACCTCGGCTTCGGCACCGGTTGGGCGCAGGCCGCCGACCAGGTGTGTGTGCTCGCCGACGGCTTCGTGACCGTACGCGGCGAGCGGTCCCGTTACTTCGGGCCCGACGCGGCGCCCGACTTCTCGCTCTCCTCGGCCTCGAAGAACCTGACCAGCGACCTGTACTTCCGGGGCGTCCGGGACACGGGCACCGTGGAGCGACTGCTCGACCAGCCCGCGCCGCGCGGTCCCAGCCGCGCCGTCAAGGACCTGATGCGGGGCTGGGCGGCGGGCTACAACGCCTGGCTGAGGCAGAACCGCGTCACCGACCCAGCCTGCAAGGGCGCCGCCTGGGTGAGGCCGGTCACCACGCTCGACGTGTTCTCCCGTGCGTACGCCCTGGCCGTGCTGGGCGGCGAGGGGCGGCTCGTGGACTCGATCGCCACCGCGCAGCCTCCGTCCGGCAGCTCCACGGCCGCCGCCCCGGACGCGAAGGCCGCCGCCCGGGCCGCGAGCGAGCTGTTCTCCGCCGGGGACGCGGACATGGGGTCGAACGCCGTCGCCTTCAGCGGTGACACCACGGCGAACGGCCGCGGTCTGCTGCTGGGCAACCCGCACTACCCGTGGGCCGGCGGGCGCCGCTTCTGGCAGGCGCAACAGACGATCCCGGGCGAGCTGAACGTCTCCGGCGGCGCGCTGCTCGGCTCGCCGATCACCCAGATCGGGTTCAACGCCAAGGTGGCCTGGAGCCACACCGTCGCGACCGGCGTCCCCATGAACGTCCATCAGCTGAAGCTGGACCCGGCCGACCCGACGACGTATCTCGTGGACGGCAAGCCGGAGCGGATGACGAAGCGGGCCGTGACCGTCGACGTCAAGGACGGCACCCCGGTCACCCGCACCCAGTGGTGGACCCGCTACGGCCCGGTCGTCACCTCCCTCGGCGGGGACCTTCCGCTGCCCTGGTCGGGCACGACCGCGTACGCCGTCGCCGACCCGAACGCGGCGAACATGCGGTTCGCCGACACCTCGCTCGGCTTCGCGAAGGCGCGCGGCACGGCCGACATCCTGAAGTCGCTCGCCGAGCACCAGGGGCTGCCGTGGGTGAACACGGTCGCCGCCGACTCCGCCGGGCACACCCTGTACACCCAGTCGCAGGTCCTGCCCCGGATCACCGACGAACTGGCGGCCCGCTGCTCGACCCCGCTCGGCAGGGCCACGTATCCGGCCTCGGGTGTCGCCGTCCTGGACGGCTCACGCTCCGACTGCGCGCCCGGCAGTGACGTCGACGCCGCGCAGCCGGGGATATTCGGGCCCGCGCGGATGCCGACGCTGAAGGACGCCCCGTACGCGGAGAACTCGAACGACAGCGCGTGGCTGGCCAACGCGGACCAGCCGCTCACCGGGTACGAGCGGGTCTTCGGCACCATCGGCACACAGCGGTCGATGCGCACGCGCGGCGCCGTCGAGGACGTCGCGGCGATGGCCGACAAGGGCGGTCTGACCGTACGGGACCTCCAGCGGCAGCAGTTCGCGAACCGGGTGCCGGCCGCCGACCTGACGGTGGCGGACGTGGCCCGGGCCTGTGCCGCGCTGCCGGGCGGTACGGCGACGGGGAGCGACGGCAAGGCCGTCGAGGTGAGCGAGGCCTGCGGTGTGCTCAAGGCGTGGGACCGCGCCATGGACACCGACAGCCGGGGCGCACTGCTGTTCGACCGGTTCTGGCGGAAGCTGACCGCTCTCGTACCGCGCGATCAGCTCTGGAAGGTGCCCTTCTCGGCGGCGGACCCGGTCAACACCCCGAACACGCTGAACACGGACGCGCCCGGCCTCGCCACAGCCCTGGCCGACACGGTGACGGAGCTGCGTACGGCGGGCATCGCGCTGGACGCGAAGCTGGGCGCCAACCAGTTCGTCGTACGCGGCGGCAAGCGCGTCCCGGTGCCCGGCGGCACCGAGTCGCTCGGCGTGTGGAACAAGATCGAGGCCCGCTGGAGCGCGGCCGACGGCGGCTACGCGGAGGTGTCCACGGGCTCCAGCCACATCCAGGCGGTCGGCTGGGACGGCGGCCGCTGCCCGGTGGCCCGCACCCTGCTGACGTACTCCCAGTCCTCGAACCCGAACTCGCCGCACTACAGGGACCAGACGCGGCTGTTCTCGGACGAGAAGTGGGTGAAGTCCCGCTTCTGCGAGAAGGACATCCTGTCGTCACCGAAGCTCAAGGTGGTGCGTGTGAGCCAATGA